In Tiliqua scincoides isolate rTilSci1 chromosome 12, rTilSci1.hap2, whole genome shotgun sequence, the genomic window CTGGCTCTGAAGAAGCCAAGAGGGCtgcttcagtggggcttcctttgGCCAGGCTCTCAGGACAAACAACATGCCCCTGCCAAGGCTGCCCTTTGCTCAAGGGGTGATTGGAGTTGGGGGAATCACATGGCCTATAAACATGGTGAGACGGGAGTAGCACTGAGTCACCTATGAAGAGGTGAACTAAGGACTTCTGCAAACGAAACTGAGACTGACTGCAAATTAATGCAGACCAAGCTCTGGGCAGTTTCCCTGGGACTCCAGGggcacatccatccatccaacctCTGCCATTTTTCTCCACCGGGTAGGCAGCAGATCTCTGAGGGGAGTGTTCTGGATTCTGTGGCACTGTGTGCCTGAGTGAGAAATGGGACTGCAGTCAGCTGTGATGTGTGAGAGAGCTGGAGGGGCTCCCTTGCCCACATCCCCACTAAGCACATGGGGTTAGGGTGCTTGGCTGGAAGGGAAAGACCCACAGATCCTTTTGAGTCTGATTACAATGGAGCTGGTACTTCTCTGACCCTTGTACCAGTTCAACAACTTAGGAGGAACTAGGCCGAAACCAGCCTTCCCCCACAGAAGACCTCCCCTGCTCCAGATGTTGGGCTTTCAGCCAGGATCTCTGAACGGAGCCAGCTTTGCTGGGTCAGCAGAACTGCTTGCAGCTGCTTCACAAGGAGGAGAAGAGCATGACTGCACACGATCTTCAGGCGCAAGTCGGCCAGCCCTCTGCTAGCAGAAAAGCAGCAGCCTGACAACCCACTTGGTCCAGATTCCTGTGGGAATGGGGGGGAAGCCCAGACCTGAAACCAGCTCAGTCGGGTAGCAAAGCAACATTGTTGGTGCCAGCATTGCTGTGGGTGTGCAACAGACAACAACGTGTGGTGTTATTTCTCATGAAGTAACTGGCACAAACTTACGGAGACCTGCATGTGCTTTCTGGGCAGCTGGAGGAAATGGAGAGGCTTGGCAAAAATGCCTCTTGCAGTACTGGTCCCAGATAACACTGCACACAGGACAGGGAAGCTGACAGTCCTGGGCAGGATCCTCTCTGGTGGCCATCACAGCAGGCACACTTTTGCATCACACTTTCGCTCATCAGCCCCCGTGGAAAAGGAGTCACGTTCCAACTGCAGGATCAAGTCACACTTTTCTCCACAAAGGCAGCACGGAAGAGCACACAGCTGCCTTCAGCGCCTGAAAACGTGGGCATCGGAAGGGTGGACTGGCTGCCCTGATACTCGCATtgagcaggcaccaggaagccagGAGTTtggggtaacagttgctggtgaGATAGTTCATTGAATCAAAATACAAGACCTGGGAGTGGCTGCTCAGTGTTTGGCTGCAGCAACTCTGGCTGGTGTGAGAGGGGCCTGCTTATGGATAACACAGAATTTGACAATCTGCTTTAGAGGAAGGGAGTTGAATCTCAGGCTGCAAACACCAGAGCAGCTTAGCCAGAGCAGCTCCTCTGTCCACAAAGTTTTGGGGCTTGAAACTGAAAATCATCTGTAACCAGGAGGAATTCCAACAGCCAAGAGTCTCGTTACGCCTCAAGACTAGGAGGTTTCTGAGCAGCAGCACCCATGAGCTGCAGCCCCCCCCTTGCCAGATGCCTGCACAGAAGGCCACCAAAACCAGTTGAGCCTTTAGGAGCCACAAGACTGTATTTGCTGTTTGCAAGACtattctgttatttttttttgctgccacAGAACAACCAGCTGCCCTTCTGGCACTGCAGCTAACAGTTGGCACAAGGGTCATCAAGACAGTGTGCCGCATGACTTGCTAATTTGCTGCAAATTAATAAATTGGCTTCCTGTCCCAGGAGACTGAGCACAAGCCTGGCTTaatgcctggggaaggggaaggtggcATCCTGTGGCGCTCCAAAGAACCATAGAGAGCCATAGGCATCGTGGTGGACATCAGGAGCACTAGGACTGAGGTTGCTCCAGCCCCTGTTGCCACACATTTCATTCCATACATTTCAGCCAAAACTGGGAGCACCACCAGATGctgactggcctgggagggtggcAGCCAGTGGAAGAGCCACTCCAGATTTGCATGCATAATTCCCAGGAGCAGATCTGGCAGCATTCCCAGGTTGGAGGAagacctggagagccactgctaggcagggtagacaatgctgagctggAAGGATCATGGACCTGTAGCTTCCTATGACCTTAGGAAGCTACAGGTCCTATGGGGTCAGCCCCACATTGCCTTTTCGTAGAATGACTACAGCCCAAGCCTGGAGTAGCAGCCTCTGAAAGATGGGAATCCACCTGGGCTGCTTGACCGCTGTGGCTGGCCAAGGAGTCCAGACAAACAGAATAGTTTGTGGGTGGCAAACTCTGAGCAGCCACGGGCACTCCGGGGGCCTGTTTCCTAGAGTGCTGCCTGCTCTTCCCCTCCAGCCAGACCTCCTTGTCTGGCTGACCTTCTGCTCGATTCTCCTTGGCTTCTCTTTGGCCAGTCCCTGCTAGACCTGGAACCCTCTCCTTGTCTGCCtgggcctcctggcttgccccgACTGGAGGCCAGACAGCCCTGTCCTGTTCCTGGAAGTCACTAACAGTTTGCTGGTCGGAGATGACTGAAGCACAGCCACATGGGACGCCTGTCTCCGGCATCTGCCCTTAGACGGTGTGACTGTCCTCTGCACCCGCAACTGAGCAGACACCCAAGCGAGTAGGGAAGGGCTGTGGTGAAGGGCAGGCAGCCAGTTTCCTGCAGGGCACTTGcctgctgtggcagccctgtggcAACAGTTGTCTGGGGCCACATGCTGTACTGAGCTCCCCCTCAGTCTTCCTGGGCCGCCCTCTTGTGCCCCTGAAACGACAGGGACTTGCCCACAGCTCCCATGCCGTCATCTGAGACAGGGTGCCAGATTTTGGCCCTGGGACAGGTGACTCTTTGCCCaggacgcggggggggggggtgctgcttcGCACGTATGTCGGTTGTTCCCTGCAGGAGCGAGCACGGAATGCGCAGGCAGAGTCTGCGAGGGCGCCGCATGTGCTTCATGTATACCAGCGGTGGGAGGCGCCTGTCCGCATCCACAGCCTCGCTTGCGGGACCACCAGCGGGAGACGCCCGGCGGGGTCCAGCCCGTGCGGGGGGCTGCAGCTCTCTCTTTGTTCCTAGGCAGTGGGGCAGAgccgcgccccgccccgcccccggccAGGCGTCTCGCCTTCCGCCCGCCCCCTCGGAGCTGCCAGGAGGCGGgcctgttgttgttgctgccGCCGCCGCGGGCAGAGCCTCCGACAGGCCGGCGGGCGAGCAGCTCGCTGCGGCGGCGGCCGTCGGAAGAGGCGAGAGGCGGCGCGCGATGGCCCCCGCGGCCGGGCCTCCCAGCCCGCAGCCCTACTTCCGCTCGGACAGCAGCGACTCGGCGGCCCGCATGCTGGCCGAGGGCGCGGCGCCCCCTCCGCGCCCGCCGCAGAGGCGCTGCAGCCCCGTCTGGCTGGCCGTGGCCGCCATGGGCCTGCTGGCGCTGCAGATCGCCTCCGCCACCGGCCTCTTCGTCTACTTCACCATGTCCATCGCCAAGGtgagcccgcccgcccgccggcccGCCGCGGCTCTCCGCGCTCGGCCTTCCCGGCCCCGGACGGGGCGGGCTGAGGACGCCGCCCGCTGCTGCCCCCACCCGCGCCCGAGGtgcgctggggagggggaggggagggggcgtgcTCGGGGGGGCGTTCCCCCGAAGGGCGCCCCCCGCCGCTTCCCGAGCAGCTCTTGCGGGCTGCCAGTCGCCGAGCGAAGGCGCAGCTGGCGCGCCGCTCCTTCCCAGGGGAGGAGGCCCCGGACCCAGCGCCTCTCGCCAGGGCCGGGCTGAAGCGGAGCTCGAGAGGGGGTCTGCAGTGGGCAGTCGCGGGCAGCAGAGCCACGTGGGCGAAGCGGCAGAAGGCCGCACCTCGGCTCCAGAGCGGAGGTCGCAGACTCCTTAGAGGCGGGGAGGCTGCTGGCTGTCgtggtggttgggcagcagtgtcGTGTCGTGTCGTCCCCCTTGAGCaagtatatatattatatatatatatatattggcaaccttcagtctcgaaagactctggtatcgcgctctgaaaggtggttctggcacagcgtctagtgtggctgaaaaggccaatccgggagtgacaatcccttccacacagggagcaagtgcagtctatccctggtctgtctccctggctgtgggccttccttcttagcctcagactgttggccaagtgtctcttcaaactgggaaaggccatgctgcacagcctgcctccaagcaggccgctcagaggccagggtttcccacttgttgaggtccatccctaaggccttcagatccctcttgcagatgtccttgagcAAGTAGCAGCTGGTTTAACCCCTGATGCACAGCCTCATcggccctgtcagtttcgcaaacctccaaaaactgggtcccgacccactggtgggtctcggacccacagtttgagatccGCTGCTCTAGAGTAAGCCACTGAGTGCAGGAGGCATGAACAGTCAGCAAGGATCGTGCTCTTCCAGGAGTCCTGCAGAACTGCTGCCTTTTtgggcagaccccccccccagcccacacAGCCAGGCCGGATCCTTGTTGGCTGGCAGCAACTTCCAGGGTCCTGCCCACCTCTCCCTGGAGCTCCGGAGCTGGTGCTGTTCTCTGGCAAAGGAGGGCCTCTTCTCCCGCAAGCCTTCCTTGGCTTTGCTGCACTCTGTGCCAGGGTCCCAGGATCAGGCCGGGCGCCCTGCCCAGACCCAGCAGGTGAGGTCCTTGAGCTCAAGGAAGCCCTGGCAGTGCGCAGCCAGGCCGAGGAGGGCTTGCCTGAAGCCTGCAGGGGCCAGGCAAGCTGCCTGATGGCCACCTCTCTGTGGGTGTTTTGCCTGCTTCATCTTGACTGTGGGGTCATTTGCACAATGAGCAAAACCACCCCTACCCTTCAGTCCATTGAGCAAGCAGAGAAGCAGCATTTGGGCAGGTTTCACAGGGCAAGGGGAGCACACTCcactggaaggaggagggacaCTGCGGGGTGCGCGGCAGGACCAGGCGGGCAGCGCTCTGTCCAATCATTAACCACTGCTGGGAACCTTGTTTCCTGGTAGCCTCTCAGAACTCTCCCTTGTTGTCATTCATTGCCAGACCTGCCCCAACCTTCGCAGGGAGACAGCTGGTCTCATTTACTGCGGGCCCCCATCCATTATTGGTTGCCTTCTTTCCGCAGGACAGAGCCTTTGACAGGAACGTGGTGGGCAGAAatcggggagggggagaggcattccTCAGGTTGAGGTGACTGGGAAGGCTTCTCTGATGCCACTGTGGAGGGCACAGATCCTTCATCCGTGGAAGGCCACCACAGAGCCCTTCTTGTGAAATGCGTTCGTTGGTTGTTTCCCCAAAGTCTAGTAGAGGggatgtttaaatgggggctggTATCTACCcttcagtgtgattgcgggttctcccaccaaaccatgtaccactttgcgtctggctgcaaactgagggcatatactggcccatggccTGACTTTTTCTGTGAAGGTAAcgctgtccttgaatggctgcatgaactggacactgacatttgatctagtctaatataCAAGTCCATGTGTTAtttgccatacactaaataacaataaataaagtAGAGGGGGTGGTTGCTACGAAGCCccggagggaggggagggcagactCCCCTGTGAAGACCTGGGAGTCTCCACCTCCCATCCAACACAGAGCAGGAAAGGGGCAGCTTTCCCCCACAACCTCCTTCCAGGGCCTCCAGTCCCCTGGCGCCAGTTTCTGTGGAAGGGCAGCCTGCGCACTGCAGGAGCATGTGCTGGTGTTGACGTGTTTGGGCAGCGCTCAGCCTCTTGGCAGTAAACAGCCCCGGCAGCCCCTGGCAGgcacccgcctccctccccctaaTCTCTGCTCTTTGTGCCATGGCTGATACGCCTGGCCCTGGCACTCATGGCAGAGGCTGGCAGCAGGTGGGGGAGTGTGTTTTGTGGCCAGGGAAGGATGGGCAGGGCCAATCCCAGAAAGGTTCCTGAGAGATGGCTGAGTTTACTCCAAGTTCACTTTAGGTTTCATTTTCCCCTCTGTCGCAGCCTGGAGTTTCCAAGAACCgcacaggggtgggaggaagcctcaccCAGGGAGGAGGCCCTGCAGTGTCCCCTTTGTGAGGAAAAGGAGCTGTGGAAACCTTTGCTCCCTTCCTAGAGCAGAATGAGGTCCATCAGTGTGCACTGCTTGTCCCTCAGCTTCCATTTGGGCTGCAGTGCCACCTCTTAGCCATGCACACCCGAGTGCTTTGGCTGGGCTGTTTCTGCTGGCCTCTCCTacaatatttttcatattttttgtgAATCGATCCCAAGTGCCCCTGAGATGACCGACTAGCACAGGTGTGTCACTGAACAACAGTCTCCCTGCTGGTTTCCCCCAGGGGTTATTCCGCCCCCATTTGACGCCTCACCGTGCACTGGCACATGAGCCCTCAGGGAGAGAAGGCAGCAACCTGCCTGTATGTGTCCATTTAGAGGATTGGGTTCTCCTCCTGCCACCCCAGCAGGCCCGGCCTCCCTGAGAGACACCGCCTCCTTTCCTGTGTGTGCACAAGAGGCCGAGAGAAGAGCCCATCGGCATCTCCCACAGGCATCACTCACATGGCCCCAGGAACGCCTTCTGCGGAGTCAGATCATCGCCTTCTCTAGCCCAAGACGCTCTTCCCAAACGGACAGCAGTTCTCCCAGTTCTTCCCCACTGTGCTACCAAAGACCCTTCTGCACTGGAGatgctgtcaggctgcagtggCTTCACTGGGGTTGATGTCACGCAGTGTGACCCTGGCCCTGCTGTGTGCAAGCGCCCTTCAAAGTGAGGAAGGGCCATCCTTCCATGATGAGCCTTGTGGGATCTGGGCTGGGACATGTCACAGAGGATGATGGGCGGCCCAGTGGCCTGGTGACCATGCTCAGGTCACTGCCACCACCCTTGCGTCTTGCTCAGCCTGTGGTAGATCAGGGGACAATGGCTGCCACGGCCCCTGGACAAACTGCTGACCCAGCACCTTGAAGGGAgctgtgtttgtgtgtttctcGTCTACACCCAGCATTTGTTGTACACTGTCTGACCCAGTTCTCTGGCGGTTTCTTGAGCCCAGTGAGTCACCACTCGGGCATGTGGCTCGGTGCCCAGAAgatacaggcacccccccccacttgtttTCCATTTGCTTGGCAAAAACAAGCCCCCTCTGTTCTGGGGCTGCTGTCTCctgctgggaaggggggcagattCCCAGTTGGGGGGACCTCCAGGCAGGAGAAGCTACAAACATGTCTCCTTGCCACATTTTCTGACATGTGAGAGAGTGGCTGGGAGGAAGGGAAGTGGCAACGGGCCTTGTGCCACTCTCAGCCAGCCCCCCAGTGCCCTCTTGTCAGTCAGGCAAGAaatctgagagccaggatggtgtaatggtttggccattggacttaaacctggaagatccagattcaaagctccactcagccacaaaccttgggtcagtcattctctctcagcctcccctacttCGCAGGTTatgagggcagaaggagggaaagaatTATGTACATTACCTTGAACTCAGTGGAGGAAGGGCTGTGTAAAAatctgaaagaaataaaaaatagaatAAGTCACACCTGTTGCAGTCTGCTGGGAAAGGAGTTTATTTCCTGGTGTGACTTTATCGCCTGCTCCAAGGCTCACACGTAAACACCACTGGACTGTACGCTGTGAGCTTTGTCCTGGAATTTGCAAAAGTGAGACTATGAAACCCTGACCAGACACTGACAGCTCTGCGCATAGCCGTAGCTCACAGTGGGACCTCACACCTGCCAATTGCTGCACGCAGGACTGGCGCCACttgaccagaagtgcttttcatgGGGCTGTTCGGTGCCCTTTCTCCGGCTGACTGacccctcctctgccccacctCCCTTACTGACACAGCGCtgctgcttccctttctctcagCTCAAAGCCCAGGCCCAGGGCACCTCTGAGGAGCTGAGGTGCCTCCTGCTCCTCAACAGCCTGCAGGAGCTCTCTGACCTGGAGGACCTGGTTGGCAACCACTCCTGCCTCAAGTTGGCTGGAGGCATCAAGGCCTACGTCGACATGGTGAGCTCGGGGCAACGGCTGCACCTCAGAACTGGGCACCCAGCCCGGGAGGGgagtgggggcaggagagggtctTGGGCCCGTCCACACACCCCCATTTGGTGAAGTAGATCAGCATTGTCAGCTTCCAGAACCCTCCCCCTccgacttagggcacaatcctaactaggtctactcagaaagtcCTATTTGGCAAATGCAGTGCCCCAGATGTCTACTTTGAAGGAAGCTTTGAAGGAGAGACCATCCAGCTTTAGACCCACAGTAGGAAATGGTCTACCCAGCCCGagccgtgtgtgtgtgggggggggggagatcaaggGAGCTAACACAGGCCCAATAACAGGCCAAGCTGGGAGGAGGGGAGACACATTTGATGGCTAAAGCCTCATTTCCCCCCTAAACCAATCCTGTCCTGAACCCGACTTTGGAAAAGAAGCAGCTGCTGCCCTTTTCTCCACCCCAAATTGGCTGCCAcctctgcccctttcctctcagcTGAGAGGACCAGTTTGGCTTGCTCTCCAAATCCAGTTGCtgaaagtggggggtggggtgacttCCTCCCATGCCTTCAGCTCAGGATGTTTGGTGAGGGAGGTTGAAGCAGCCGAGGGTCACAGCCATGGCAGCCGGTGGCCTGTCTGGCAGTGTCGGGAACCTGCTCCATCTCAGTCTTcagttccttttctctctctctctcttcctccagctGACAGAAAATGTTGTTCAGAAGAGCACTCAGAGCGGTGAGTCTGAGATGAGTCACATTGCGTAGAACCCGAGAGTTGGAAGGAGCATGGAGGTCACCTAGTCCAGGCCCCTGTTCAGTGCAGACactggggaggcaggagtgagttGCAGAAACTAAAAAACCAAACCCCTGGGTTGGTGAAATAGAACCCACCCCCGCATGTGTCCCTTTCTGAGCTGTTACCACCATGTCCCGCAGTAGCAAGTCCCAAGAATTGCGCGCTACAAGAAGTCCTTCCTTTTGACGATCCTGAATTGGGTGCCAGTCAAGTTTTGTTGGACGAAAGAGCTTCTCCCTGGCCCCGCAAGTCCCGCTTGTTCTCAGTGAGGGGCTTCCACTCAACgagcccttgaggcctcttccTCAGAATGAAAGTTCTTCAGGGCGCTGCTCAGTGCGGTTGTCCTTTTCTTCTtgaatggccaggaagcccacaCACTGGCCCTGGAATGTGGCTCACTTTTGGCTGCTGTGCAGAAGGCCAGAGGCACAGGAGTGCATGGGCTGCAGGGAAAGCACAGCCGCTAGGAGGGCTTCAGCACCATGCAACGACTCCCAGTCCCTTCCCCTCGCAGCTTGCTCCAGggccctccccccacagctgtGGCCTAAggctctccctctccctgtggCCCTAAGGCTCTCCCACCTACTGATCTGGCTGTCTCTCTCCCTTTTGCTGCAGAAGCCCTCAGCAAGCAGACGAACTCATCAGGTGGGCAGCTGGTGAGCAGCCAGTCCAGTGGCAAACCCTCAGCACACCTCACCCTCCGGAGGCAGAGGCCAGCGCAGGAGGGTGAGTCTGACTGGGCAAAGGACACTTTTCCAAGTGGCACTCCGCTTCtgttcagcagggggagagtcacCGTCCCTTTTCTTCCCAGCAcaaggtcttttctagtggctggttGCAGGTGTCTCTCTTGcatcttttgagattgtgagcccttttgggacagggagccatttacgtagttattttattttctctgtaaactgctttgtgaacttttttgttcctgttgaaaagcggtatataaatacagctGTTAATGAAATTTGCCTCTGCTCGGGCTGCTGGAGgtcctgcattgggggggggggtgccagcaGAGGAACCTCTCTTCAGTGTCCAGCTTACCAGCTTGGCTGGAGCATTATTTTGAGGCTCTCTTCCTGCCCTGGCAAATTCTAGAGCAAGTCTGAATTCAGCAGGCGTGTCGCTTTCAGTGGCCAGATGCCTCCACTCTGCCACTTTTGCAGCCAGTTCCACCAGAAGCAGTTTAAGAGTGCAAGGCTGTCTCTGGGCAGCTCAGACCAAAGCTCCTACCATCCTCCACAACTCACAAGAAGCTGCAGTACGGGGCAGgacagcactggcccagctgctgctgct contains:
- the LOC136663271 gene encoding tumor necrosis factor ligand superfamily member 10-like — protein: MAPAAGPPSPQPYFRSDSSDSAARMLAEGAAPPPRPPQRRCSPVWLAVAAMGLLALQIASATGLFVYFTMSIAKLKAQAQGTSEELRCLLLLNSLQELSDLEDLVGNHSCLKLAGGIKAYVDMLTENVVQKSTQSEALSKQTNSSGGQLVSSQSSGKPSAHLTLRRQRPAQEGNLGTFGELQQSCQYPISNWANRTMHSHLQDISYQGGKLQVTQPGKYYVYAQIYFRYPTEGTNTRALGHQLVQCINLQSTHGENILLLKGVGTKCWTQDAAYGLHALYQGGLFDLKAGDRLFVSVSSLDINYEEAGSYFGAFRLDV